A segment of the Coffea arabica cultivar ET-39 chromosome 8c, Coffea Arabica ET-39 HiFi, whole genome shotgun sequence genome:
CAATGTTACAATAGCTAGATAGACATCATGATTCAACTTTTAAACCttcaccttttctcttttcattgTAAATATACCAGGTTTGTTTTGTTAGTGGATTATTagcaaaatattatttactCGTATTattaacacattttttaatcactCTTTTATATCACATATACCCCGTTGAAAAAATAATacggtattttttttttcccaaaaaattaACCCAAGAATCATGTATATGGTTCGAAAATATGAGCTGCAAATAGAATTGTTCCTTGAATTTCTTTCGGGTGTTCAAAAAAAGGGGCTGGACAAATGATAAATCAGTCTGGACCTAAAACCAAAAGTAAACCAATCCGAGCCCTGAATTGCGTTGGAGAAATTACTCTTCCGCCCACATATCTGGGCTTTTTATGCCAAGTAGGCAAGTTGGGGAGTGGCTTAAGCCTTGCCTTATGATGGACTGTCATCGGGCTCCTCCAATGGGACAACAACCCAACCCATGCCCCACAATAGAAACTTTTGGGCAGAGAGATTCAGGTGATGATATGAAATCCAAAACCACCCAAATCCCTCCATCCAAACACACCCTAAGTGGACTGCCCACTCCCTCACGAGGCTGGGGACAAACCATAAATAAAGCTCCCAATCAGATTAAGCACTTGGAGTTCATGATGCTGCCACGGATCATGTAATTCCTGCAGGTGCAGCCTCTTATGCACGCATTCTTCAAGTTACATGGATTCCAAGGATTGGAGGAGGGGCAGGAACATTGTAAGAATTGGAAGCAACCTTTCCTGAAGGTTCATGGTCAAGATTTGGTCAAAAAACTATGTAAAGTCCAAATTACATCTTGCAAATCATTTTTTCCACGTTCTATAGTTACACGTTGTCGAAAGTGAATCATACCGCATGCATATAAAGTTACATACGATTTTCTGACAAACCATTCGGGCCCCTTGTCCCCAAGAATTGTATTCCGAGGACTCTGTCACATAACGGTTATGCCAGAGGTATCTTCCTCCAGTTTGCTCTTGGACACAGCATCCAACATTTCACTCCCCACAGTTCTATTTCTCCAGTCTATATATAATCTTTTTTCCGCTTTGAAAGGACAcaattttggccattttaaagACTAAACAGTCCATTTGCGTTCTTTGAGTCCCAAAAATGTAATGTAAATGGAATCTCATCGTGGTTGGAAAAATACCACACTCACTCAATCCCAATTATGGTATTttgaaatttcacattcatcATCGCGTCATAGTACAATCTCATGCGTTACAAATTTAGATCACGAGGTATTCTGTTCCGACCATAGTTCGAAGGTAGAACACAATGACACAGATGAAATGAAAAAAGTCCATAACAGAACTCTACGATATTCATAAGAGTTTAATGGCAGGCTTGAAATCAACATGTCTCGCAACCCAAGTATCCCAATCTTGTATGAATGAAGAAACTTTCTGGTGTCTCACGACAGTACGAGAAATGGAGGACAGGCATCGTAATGTCAAAGCAACAAGCAATCTACAAAAGCGGCTAACTAGAAAGTGCTTCAACAGGCGCCGCATACCTTCTCGAAACTGCAGGCTTTGCGGATTTTAATGATCCACAAGGTTGTTGGCAAAGACATAGCACTCGAAATTTGTAGACAACTCACAAATGCAACTTGCTAGATGGAAAAAATAGGAACTAAGAACCAAAGTGATGCCAAAGAGATTACGCATTAAGCAGCAGCTAGGCACATTCATCAGACAAGCAGAATATGATGCGTAAAGATAACACAACCCTCCAACAATAAGTCCATTTCCATAGCTAGACGTGTCCTCAAGAAACATCCAATGCCTTCATTATTAACTTTTCTAACTGTATTAAGAGTAGCATCAACAATAACagtaattataataataaaagaGACACTGAAGCAAGATATTGAATCTTAAACATCCATATCATGGAGTTCAGAAATATAGTGGAATCAATACATACATGAGATATTCAATGCTAGTCCAATGTGGACCACATTTTCCATTCCTTTGACTTCTATTTTGCTTTCCTTTTTATCTCCTAGTTATACACAATTTATAAATTAGATTAAGCACAACATACTGTACAATGGGAAGATGTCACCAGAAACCATCATCAACATCAACGGTTGGGTGGGGATCATCTTCTTCCTCTAGTTCCATCTCTAACTCTGGCTCAAACTCAGCTGACTCGATGTCTGCAAGGTTTTTCAAATCAACCACAGAGAGCTCATCAAGGCGTTTAACAACCAAGTCAGCAGCTCCAAGCTCATACATTGGATGTTTGCTTGCAACAGCTACACATTTCATCCGAGCATCATGTGCAGCCTCCACAGTTTGATTCGAGTTCCCAAACACAATACACCGCTCGGGTATGTATTGTAAAAGCTGTGCTGCATACACAAACATCTCTGGATCTGGTTTCCCCCGATAGACATCCTCTGCTGCAACAACAACATTAAAGACCTCTTCAATCCCAACAGCACCAATTGCAGTCTCCAAATTTTTTCTAGGTCGGGTGGACACCAAAGCAATTGGGATTTTGTAATGCATCAAGATATTGACAAATTCCTGAGAACCAGGTCGGAAACTGTAGATCCCACCCTGCAAGGCTTGATAAATTTCCTCCTTCCGACCAGCCATTCTTTTCAACTGAACCGGATCTCTTGACCAGCAAAGAACCTCTGATATTGCTTGCTCATTCTTCATTCCTTCGATCCTTCGAAGGATGAAAGCCGGAGGAGGTGATTTTCCTTCTTCCTCGGAAAGAGCCAACCAAGCTTGCTTCTCAAGATCCGGATTATCTTCAATGAGCACACCATCCCACTCGAATATAGCAGCTAGCCATCCACATCCCATCCTTTCTTGTCGAAGCAATGGATTTTGAAGGCCAGGATTATCTGCCTTAT
Coding sequences within it:
- the LOC113703954 gene encoding 5-amino-6-(5-phospho-D-ribitylamino)uracil phosphatase, chloroplastic; amino-acid sequence: MVESFATTSLLGNLPLYGGYCSKDVSGKRRAIDIIKFPPMEFRFRKLVSSSSLPRLKAHRQLIKCQAMELTKEAYREEGQSYQDFRYQIDTGVDRMPGLWPPPNKADNPGLQNPLLRQERMGCGWLAAIFEWDGVLIEDNPDLEKQAWLALSEEEGKSPPPAFILRRIEGMKNEQAISEVLCWSRDPVQLKRMAGRKEEIYQALQGGIYSFRPGSQEFVNILMHYKIPIALVSTRPRKNLETAIGAVGIEEVFNVVVAAEDVYRGKPDPEMFVYAAQLLQYIPERCIVFGNSNQTVEAAHDARMKCVAVASKHPMYELGAADLVVKRLDELSVVDLKNLADIESAEFEPELEMELEEEDDPHPTVDVDDGFW